DNA sequence from the Pungitius pungitius chromosome 3, fPunPun2.1, whole genome shotgun sequence genome:
AGGACACAGAGCCTTGGGAGTAGCTCTTGGAGAGGCGCTTCCTCGTCGGCCTTCGTTGGACTTTGCTCTCACCCTGCAGGGGCACAGATGGCGACAAGGGCTGCTGGCTGCGGCACCGGGTGGGCTTATCGAACAGAAGCTCCACGCTCCCGGAAGCGGCGGTCACGTTGCTGGAGCTGCGTGTGAGCTCCCTGCCCCGTTGCAGGCTATTGCAGCAGGGATCCGTCTGGGCTGGGGTCGGGGCCTGAATGTGGTTCTGACTCGGCCGGGACAGGGTGGAATGGAAGGCATCCTGCGCGCGTACCGAGTTGCCGGCGCTAGCGTTGGCTTGCGAGGAAAGAGACAACggtggaggcgggggagggggaggaggaggaggtggaggagggggaggtttCAGGTTGGGAGTCGGAGATGTAACGCAAGCCCTATTGCCGGCACATGTCTGCCTGACAAAAGCAGAAGGGTGGTCTCCCCTCCCTAGTGAGACGCTGTTGAGGTCAGCCCGTTGACCACTTACACTGGGggcagcagagaaacaaagagaatcGTTAGGACGAGAATGTGGCGACGGACGAACTGCATGCTTTCCCCGCGGCTCTGACCTGCACCATTCCTCAGCGCTGCTACTAGGCTGGCTTCTCGACCGAGGCGGGGGGCGGTTAGCGGTTCCCCCGCCCTCGCAGTTTCCACCTGCAACGAATCCCCCGTCACGACTCACACAGCCCTCTCTCTTATACAGCGACAGGAAGTGCTCTGGGTCCGTGCCGCTCCTCTCTAGTTCGCTTTCCAGGCCAGAAAAGGAGCTTCTCCTCTCGGCAGTGGCCGGCGGGAAATCTAGACTGTCGTTGAGTTTCTGAGCATGCATGTCAGAACTTCTCTTGAGGTTGGCGGGAAGTGTGGCAGAATGGTACGACTGAGGGTTTCTATTGGCCAGCTGCGAGGTGTTGGGGCCGACTAAATTTGGGCTGAGGAATGGGGATGATATGGAGGAAGGCATACACGCGCAGCGGGGAATGGTGTTGCCCCTATTCTTTACCATCTCGACGAGCTGAGGGTTGCTCGTGATAAAGCGCCGGGTGTCCTTTTTTACTGCCCCTCCCAAGCCTGCACTGTGCAGCTTCCCTCCCTGGTGCATCTGGCTGACTGTTAGATAGTTAATCAGTTGCCTGTAGGCCTCGCTGCCTTCCTTCTGGTTCAGCCCCTTTAAAGAGGCCTGTTGCTTAGCATGCAGATCATTCAGAGGCCTCTTGCCCACAGTACCTGTCGTCTCTTTATGCTTAGATGGCGTGGCCGAGGAGGGGCGGCCCGGTTCGGCCCCGGCAGCGGGCGGGTGAATGTTGGGCAGCATTTTCCGAAGCAGGGCGGGGTCTGCATGAGGGTGGAGGTCCCTTCCCTGACCGCCCTGGCTCGGGGCGCCTCGAGGGATTCCGGGTTTGCTGTCCTCATAGTTTAGCACCCTGAttaatgaggaggaggagctcgaGAGCGGGTGCCTTTGCAAATGGTGGCGTTTGGATTCAACCGCGCCCGGGCCGAGGGGCGAGTCGTTCGGGGTGCCGCAGGCACTGCTGTTGGTGCTGCCGCCGCCGGCGTCCAGCGACGAGCACAGAGAGCCCTGTAGCGAACTGTGGGCTTCCCCTTGCAAATTGGAAATCCTTTTGGCCAGGTGGTACTCGCACAACCGCGCAACACTCTGCTGTCTAGAGATTGGCTGGTGGTCATTTTGCACGTCCGACGCCTGGTCCGACCCCACGGATCTGGATTTTGTGGTCTGAGACAGCAGCGAGGCCACAACCAGATGCTCATCCTGCTCAACCGCCGCGGCTCCGTTCTCTGCACCGCAGTGCCCCACATCGGACAGGCGGTCGCAGCTGGCGGAGGGAGGGCAGGGAACCCTGGCGTGGTCGCGGGGCAGGCTGTTCATTGCCACGTCCTCGGACGCGGCAGTCTCCTCCAAAAAAGAGCTCTGTCTCCTTTGACCTTCCTCCCGCTCGCTGAATGAAGTGCGCTGGTCCATTTCGGGACGGACGCGGCTCCCACCGCTCTCCCCCCGGTGCCCGTCCCTTGTGCTGAACGTGTTGTACTTGCCGCTCGAGTCCGCCGACTTTTTGTGATGCTTGCCCCCCGGCGTGGTGGAACTCGGCCGCTGGAGAGTGGCTGAGAGTTTCGTCTGGGATCTCACCGCCAGGCTGTCGGGCCCCGATGAAGCCGTGTCCAAAAGGGGGCTCCGTCTCGGGGGGACGGCCGGAGGCTGTAGGTGGCGGTTCGGACTACGGGGTTTCTTCTGTATCGTCCCCGCTGTGTTTGGCGAGGCGGGGAAATCCGTTTTCTCCTCGAGTAAAGGTTGGTACCCTTCCCTCGTGGCCAACAGGAGACGCATGTGGCTCTCGTTGAGCCTGTGGGAAGCCGCCAGTTCGGAGATTTCTGTCATCTCCGAGGAGTTGGTCTCATTGCCGGAATCTGAGGACGACTCCGGGCTGAACCCTCGAGACGAGTATACACCTATAAGATAAGAGATGATAGGTTAAATATGGCTCATTAAGTCAACCAAGCTAGCTGCTGGTGCTGTTCCATGGTACAAAATATTACAAGaggtaacaaaaaaataaaggagaaaacacaaaatgaatatttacaaAAAGGCAATCAACTGTTGTAGCACAACatttctaaatgaaaaaaagagagcgagacggCCGCAGACTGAGACACAGGATTTATTGATTTGCAAAGTAATATTTAACAAAGGTGGGGACCCAGCTCTACTGTACAGACCTGGATTGCTACTGttggggggcggcggggggggcctCTGTTCAGAGACGGACAGAGCCTCCAGTGCTTGCAGAGTATGCATGACCGCATTCTCcagcctcctctcccctcctcggCTCCCTTCCCCCTCGCCCTGCGTTGGAACGGCATCGATCAGCGACACCGGGATGTCGTCGTTGTCGTGTGTGCTCAGCGGCCTCCCCTCCGGCGCCGCGTCCTCGTCGGAGCTGTCCCGGAAGCCCGGGGGCGGCGCCGCGATGGCGAGGTTGAGCGTCTGCAGCAGCgtgtcgtcctcgtcgtccatGACGCTGTCGTCTCCCTCGGGCGGGGGCAGCGACGTCAGGTCGATGATGTCGTCAGTGGAGCCGGAGAACGCCAAGAAGGCCGCCTGGCCGGCCGCCGTGGCGGGCCCGCCCCCCTGGTCTCCCCCGTCGTCGCCCACCGGCGTGCCCCCGATGGAGTCCTCCTCGCAGgaggcgtcgtcgtcgtcctccgcGTCGTCCGTTGTGTCGCGATAAAACAGATCCCGCAGCAGGGGCTCCTCGCCGCCTTCCTCCGTCAGGATGTTACTGTAGACGTGCGTCAGACCGGCGAAATGAAATGGCGGCCGGTCATGCGGCCGGAAGTCCGTGTTGTTGTGCGAGTGGGGCCGCCTCTGCTCGGGGGCCTCGGGGCTCTCCAGCAGTCTGTCGTAGCCGGATTGCTTGGGCTCGTTCAAGGGTGGGTCCCCGCCAAATATGAACGACACTTTGGCGCTCCGAGGAGAGTCTTGAGGTTTGTGTCTGGTGGCggggggaagaggaggtggcAGCGGGCTCCTCCGCGTCCCGGGGTCCCTGTCGGGGTTCGGGGGTTCACGGAAGTATGAAGAGATGCTGTTTTCTCTCCGTCCATTGTTGGGATAATCAGAGTCCCTGCTGTAGATCTCCCCTTGGCTCTGTGACGGCTCCTCGTTGTCCCCCAGAGACGTGCTGTACGGCCATTCCAGGACACGATCCTGACCTGCAGACAGCAGCGACGCACTTATTATTTGATgcggttttatattttatgttgATTGAATCTTAAAGTGGCTGCCTCCTCTTCACTAGACGTTTGAGTGCTCCACTTTGAAGGCTTTTTGAGGTTTTAATGCTGCACCACAAAGCCTCAATTTTTCAAGCCCTGAGCATTTCCGCTCTACTTATGTTTTAAGGTTTCATATGGAGTGTCCTGCCAGGCCAAAGACCTTGCTACTTATTTCTACAATGTTCTTGAATAAAACTGTGCTAGAAACAGCACATTTTCAAATGCACCGTCTCGATAAAAGAAACATAAATACTAAATACTGACTGTAAACTTACAACTGAACAGGAAAACTGTGTCAACTCACCAGCGTCGTCTCCTCCTGTGCTATTGCAGTAGGGCATGCTAAAGATAGATCTCCTCGAGTCCACCAGGAGGCGGTAGTAGCCCGCCGTGAGACAGGCCAAGTTCATTGCATCACTGGCTTCCATGATCAGCGTGATGggctgtggaaaaaaagaaagaaaagatgcacCACGGGCTGTCATCATTTGTGTTGGGGCGAGAGCGCCGCTCGCCGCTGCTTCCGTTCTCAGAAAGAAACCGCGCTCACCCTGACGTCCAGAACGTGCAGCTCAAGCCGGACGTTGGTCTCGTCCTCGGTGAGGATCTCGATGCGGTTGACGTGGCTGAAGTCGGCCAGGAGGGCCACCAGGTTGGTCCGGGTGTTGATGACGTGACTGATGCCGTAACGGGGGCCCACCAGCAGCGTCACCTCGGTCTGTTTCTCCCCTTGCTACAGAAAGCAGTGCGGATGCATAAGAGAGTTAAAAGTACTCAAAAACAAATCCTCATGTCATTTTAAGAGATTTAAGATTTAAGAGAATTAAAGAAGGTTTTGAAAACTTGCACGAACCCTTCCCAGGACTAATTACTCCTTACCAAAAGTACAGAATTGAACTCCCTCCCTCCGTAGAGTCGGAGTTCGCTGAGGTACCTCAGGTAATGCACCTTGGCCTGCAACGCAGTCAGCTGCGCCATGGGAAGAGAAATACATTAGTAAGCAGTCGAAACCAAATCACTTCAACCTGCACGGACACATTTGTCTTCTAATGTCAGGATGCAAAGCACTCTCAAGCCATACTGATCCAGACCACTGATTTTTCATTATATCCAATCATGTTATTTAAATCTGATTAAAGTCTAAAGCGCTGCTCCACTGCAGTTCTCCTTGCGCCGTGCTTGGGTGGACGTGTTCCTCTCTGGCCATTTAGGGTCTGAGGGACTTTCAAAATTTAATCTGAAAAGGACCCAAATTGTATTTTAGCATTAAATACCGCTGACTACACTGTAATGAGAACAATACATCCAGAACCCCTCATGTTTTATGCATCTATTGTTACTTCGCCACTTCTCACTTTGTTCTCGTACACCTTTTTGGTATTATTATGTAACTGGCATGTTGAGTGTATGTTTCAGAAGCATTTTCTCGGGGAAGACAATTATTGTGCATCGCAGATGCAACGGTTTGTGTGTCACATATCATGCTTCCTTTATCGCCACTTATGATAATCACCTTCCGTTTAACTAACATGTTGTACATCCAGCTGATGATGCACCTCCAGTGAAAACTAAAGGCTAATGGCATGTCTGACCTTGGCAGACACCTCTAAGCATCATTTTGTTTGGGTGAAGTTCTTGCTCCACCAAACCGCGAGAGACGTCCCGTTTGGCGAGGGCTAATTTGGATCAGTGGGATCGGAGTCAGCTGTGAATGCAAATGATTAGCCAGCACATCATACTGCTCCAGGCTGAGAGGAACGAGATCGATATAGCTCTCGTAGGCCGAAGACATTTTATTGACATTATACACACACTTATGGAACTCAGGGCTCTTCAATGTAAACTACATTCCTTGATCCACTAATAGAAGCTCTGTTGGGTAGATTTCATTGGGCTTAGAGCAATGCTAATGTTGCTTTTCAGGTGATGAACACAATTGTATTGTCCGTCATTCTGCTAAACATGCAAGTGCTTTCGCAAATCACAGAGTAGCACGGCATCTATCAACAAACTCCCATATGTCCTTGACATTGGTTCAAGATCCAAACATCTGCTGGCGTCGGTTGAAAAGAGGCACTGCTGCAAGTGAATgcataaaaagaacaaatctgATTTATCCATGTGTGAGAAACTGATGTTACAAGTATATAGATATGAGATAGGGAGCTGAAGGATGATATTGTCTGGTTAAAATGATCTGTTTCTACTgaagatttaaaacaaaaacaataagccaaatatatatattcactttaaaaaaagagtaattCCCGGAAACAGCTGGGCTGTGCAGTTCTTAGATATAAGGAGTCACAACATTCAGCCAGGATGAATACATATTTGGACTATTTATGGCGGCAGTGGGATCGACTCAGGATGAACTACAGGGCCCAAGTGCATCACTATAACGCACACTGTCACCAAGGGTTTTTAATCACAGTACAGCATTTCCTCATCCACATGCACTTATAATTCACTCTGGAAGCCCCCCACCCACGCCCCATATGTTCCAACAGTCTAACTGAGATTCACTTGCAGCTAACCTTATTTGTATGACAGCTGATAGTAAATCACTTCCTTAAGTaagaacattttaacattattgTGGAAAGTCGTTTATCCTCACGTGTCAAAGTAAATATGGGGGTTACAGTATGAAAGCATGTcttactgaaaataaaaagataggCTTAAGTCGACAAGGCGGCTCTAAGACCAGCGCGACACGTGCGTGAATATGAATATGTGATTATGCGGAgcattttgcttgtttttcacATTAGCATGCGTGGTCGGGCTCGACTGAGGGTCTCAGGTTGACAAGGGTGAGAACCTTTACAAGGTCGAGCACGGCACCGCTGCTATTTTG
Encoded proteins:
- the LOC119212993 gene encoding FERM and PDZ domain-containing protein 4-like isoform X2, coding for MDLGHGLREERVDTSSSDCSWTSCDLSTDLTSVSSDQVSTPGGPNTFEEQQKKSSSVKVSSEARHRQVAWRETSFLGSDDHKNKMSGWPPPGPGSWAGLQGPPYSWDSMNTAREGRDCLANQVSQCSSLEEVHLDGVPPAPRLVEMRRDPVLGFGFVAGSEKPVVVRSVTPGGPSEGKLLPGDEIIMINDEPVGSAPRERVIDLVRSCKESIVLTVVQPYPSPKSAFISAAKKAMLKSNPVKVRFAEEVIINGQVPNLVKDNSLLFMPNVLKVYLENGQTKSFRFDNSTSIKDVILTLQEKLSIKCIEHFSLVLEHRTEGAGSKLLLLHEQEMLTQVTQRPGCEEMKCFFRLSFVPRDPVELLRRDAVAFEYLYVQSCNDVVLERFGTELKYDAALRLAALQMYILTMTTRQSQKVSLKYIQKEWGLPLFLPPVVLSSMKEKNIKKALTHILKTNQNLVPPGKKLTALQAKVHYLRYLSELRLYGGREFNSVLLQGEKQTEVTLLVGPRYGISHVINTRTNLVALLADFSHVNRIEILTEDETNVRLELHVLDVRPITLIMEASDAMNLACLTAGYYRLLVDSRRSIFSMPYCNSTGGDDAGQDRVLEWPYSTSLGDNEEPSQSQGEIYSRDSDYPNNGRRENSISSYFREPPNPDRDPGTRRSPLPPPLPPATRHKPQDSPRSAKVSFIFGGDPPLNEPKQSGYDRLLESPEAPEQRRPHSHNNTDFRPHDRPPFHFAGLTHVYSNILTEEGGEEPLLRDLFYRDTTDDAEDDDDASCEEDSIGGTPVGDDGGDQGGGPATAAGQAAFLAFSGSTDDIIDLTSLPPPEGDDSVMDDEDDTLLQTLNLAIAAPPPGFRDSSDEDAAPEGRPLSTHDNDDIPVSLIDAVPTQGEGEGSRGGERRLENAVMHTLQALEALSVSEQRPPPPPPNSSNPGVYSSRGFSPESSSDSGNETNSSEMTEISELAASHRLNESHMRLLLATREGYQPLLEEKTDFPASPNTAGTIQKKPRSPNRHLQPPAVPPRRSPLLDTASSGPDSLAVRSQTKLSATLQRPSSTTPGGKHHKKSADSSGKYNTFSTRDGHRGESGGSRVRPEMDQRTSFSEREEGQRRQSSFLEETAASEDVAMNSLPRDHARVPCPPSASCDRLSDVGHCGAENGAAAVEQDEHLVVASLLSQTTKSRSVGSDQASDVQNDHQPISRQQSVARLCEYHLAKRISNLQGEAHSSLQGSLCSSLDAGGGSTNSSACGTPNDSPLGPGAVESKRHHLQRHPLSSSSSSLIRVLNYEDSKPGIPRGAPSQGGQGRDLHPHADPALLRKMLPNIHPPAAGAEPGRPSSATPSKHKETTGTVGKRPLNDLHAKQQASLKGLNQKEGSEAYRQLINYLTVSQMHQGGKLHSAGLGGAVKKDTRRFITSNPQLVEMVKNRGNTIPRCACMPSSISSPFLSPNLVGPNTSQLANRNPQSYHSATLPANLKRSSDMHAQKLNDSLDFPPATAERRSSFSGLESELERSGTDPEHFLSLYKREGCVSRDGGFVAGGNCEGGGTANRPPPRSRSQPSSSAEEWCSVSGQRADLNSVSLGRGDHPSAFVRQTCAGNRACVTSPTPNLKPPPPPPPPPPPPPPPPLSLSSQANASAGNSVRAQDAFHSTLSRPSQNHIQAPTPAQTDPCCNSLQRGRELTRSSSNVTAASGSVELLFDKPTRCRSQQPLSPSVPLQGESKVQRRPTRKRLSKSYSQGSVSCQSCWSTGGAADSRRASVALPLQKDAKHAKGSQKLETSPWRCNGPFSYCFFKRKSEGEEDDIEWERPRRGRGGDDMGNGCAAASGIMPCGSALDVAGEQLYGEVLNNMSFSDRLARINALKDRMYCFPSGFVDVRRDASELIALVRSSVGRCDRGAQMPLQDVSQFKQLLSVESKELGRACRRMAQAHSSPEEMLLAVTCSFQVLCCLCEACMCLVRGLGVSASHQQREVVAKVDEVVMNYICLLKAAEAATVGTPGEHSVKALVRHSSTMSAIANALTRSLKTLLSK
- the LOC119212993 gene encoding FERM and PDZ domain-containing protein 4-like isoform X1, with amino-acid sequence MDLGHGLREERVDTSSSDCSWTSCDLSTDLTSVSSDQVSTPGGPNTFEEQQKKSSSVKVSSEARHRQVAWRETSFLGSDDHKNKMSGWPPPGPGSWAGLQGPPYSWDSMNTAREGRDCLANQVSQCSSLEEVHLDGVPPAPRLVEMRRDPVLGFGFVAGSEKPVVVRSVTPGGPSEGKLLPGDEIIMINDEPVGSAPRERVIDLVRSCKESIVLTVVQPYPSPKSAFISAAKKAMLKSNPVKVRFAEEVIINGQVPNLVKDNSLLFMPNVLKVYLENGQTKSFRFDNSTSIKDVILTLQEKLSIKCIEHFSLVLEHRTEGAGSKLLLLHEQEMLTQVTQRPGCEEMKCFFRLSFVPRDPVELLRRDAVAFEYLYVQSCNDVVLERFGTELKYDAALRLAALQMYILTMTTRQSQKVSLKYIQKEWGLPLFLPPVVLSSMKEKNIKKALTHILKTNQNLVPPGKKLTALQAKVHYLRYLSELRLYGGREFNSVLLQGEKQTEVTLLVGPRYGISHVINTRTNLVALLADFSHVNRIEILTEDETNVRLELHVLDVRPITLIMEASDAMNLACLTAGYYRLLVDSRRSIFSMPYCNSTGGDDAGQDRVLEWPYSTSLGDNEEPSQSQGEIYSRDSDYPNNGRRENSISSYFREPPNPDRDPGTRRSPLPPPLPPATRHKPQDSPRSAKVSFIFGGDPPLNEPKQSGYDRLLESPEAPEQRRPHSHNNTDFRPHDRPPFHFAGLTHVYSNILTEEGGEEPLLRDLFYRDTTDDAEDDDDASCEEDSIGGTPVGDDGGDQGGGPATAAGQAAFLAFSGSTDDIIDLTSLPPPEGDDSVMDDEDDTLLQTLNLAIAAPPPGFRDSSDEDAAPEGRPLSTHDNDDIPVSLIDAVPTQGEGEGSRGGERRLENAVMHTLQALEALSVSEQRPPPPPPNSSNPGVYSSRGFSPESSSDSGNETNSSEMTEISELAASHRLNESHMRLLLATREGYQPLLEEKTDFPASPNTAGTIQKKPRSPNRHLQPPAVPPRRSPLLDTASSGPDSLAVRSQTKLSATLQRPSSTTPGGKHHKKSADSSGKYNTFSTRDGHRGESGGSRVRPEMDQRTSFSEREEGQRRQSSFLEETAASEDVAMNSLPRDHARVPCPPSASCDRLSDVGHCGAENGAAAVEQDEHLVVASLLSQTTKSRSVGSDQASDVQNDHQPISRQQSVARLCEYHLAKRISNLQGEAHSSLQGSLCSSLDAGGGSTNSSACGTPNDSPLGPGAVESKRHHLQRHPLSSSSSSLIRVLNYEDSKPGIPRGAPSQGGQGRDLHPHADPALLRKMLPNIHPPAAGAEPGRPSSATPSKHKETTGTVGKRPLNDLHAKQQASLKGLNQKEGSEAYRQLINYLTVSQMHQGGKLHSAGLGGAVKKDTRRFITSNPQLVEMVKNRGNTIPRCACMPSSISSPFLSPNLVGPNTSQLANRNPQSYHSATLPANLKRSSDMHAQKLNDSLDFPPATAERRSSFSGLESELERSGTDPEHFLSLYKREGCVSRDGGFVAGGNCEGGGTANRPPPRSRSQPSSSAEEWCRSEPRGKHAVRPSPHSRPNDSLCFSAAPSVSGQRADLNSVSLGRGDHPSAFVRQTCAGNRACVTSPTPNLKPPPPPPPPPPPPPPPPLSLSSQANASAGNSVRAQDAFHSTLSRPSQNHIQAPTPAQTDPCCNSLQRGRELTRSSSNVTAASGSVELLFDKPTRCRSQQPLSPSVPLQGESKVQRRPTRKRLSKSYSQGSVSCQSCWSTGGAADSRRASVALPLQKDAKHAKGSQKLETSPWRCNGPFSYCFFKRKSEGEEDDIEWERPRRGRGGDDMGNGCAAASGIMPCGSALDVAGEQLYGEVLNNMSFSDRLARINALKDRMYCFPSGFVDVRRDASELIALVRSSVGRCDRGAQMPLQDVSQFKQLLSVESKELGRACRRMAQAHSSPEEMLLAVTCSFQVLCCLCEACMCLVRGLGVSASHQQREVVAKVDEVVMNYICLLKAAEAATVGTPGEHSVKALVRHSSTMSAIANALTRSLKTLLSK
- the LOC119212993 gene encoding FERM and PDZ domain-containing protein 4-like isoform X3, which translates into the protein MEPCDDDDELGTLTAFHHKNKMSGWPPPGPGSWAGLQGPPYSWDSMNTAREGRDCLANQVSQCSSLEEVHLDGVPPAPRLVEMRRDPVLGFGFVAGSEKPVVVRSVTPGGPSEGKLLPGDEIIMINDEPVGSAPRERVIDLVRSCKESIVLTVVQPYPSPKSAFISAAKKAMLKSNPVKVRFAEEVIINGQVPNLVKDNSLLFMPNVLKVYLENGQTKSFRFDNSTSIKDVILTLQEKLSIKCIEHFSLVLEHRTEGAGSKLLLLHEQEMLTQVTQRPGCEEMKCFFRLSFVPRDPVELLRRDAVAFEYLYVQSCNDVVLERFGTELKYDAALRLAALQMYILTMTTRQSQKVSLKYIQKEWGLPLFLPPVVLSSMKEKNIKKALTHILKTNQNLVPPGKKLTALQAKVHYLRYLSELRLYGGREFNSVLLQGEKQTEVTLLVGPRYGISHVINTRTNLVALLADFSHVNRIEILTEDETNVRLELHVLDVRPITLIMEASDAMNLACLTAGYYRLLVDSRRSIFSMPYCNSTGGDDAGQDRVLEWPYSTSLGDNEEPSQSQGEIYSRDSDYPNNGRRENSISSYFREPPNPDRDPGTRRSPLPPPLPPATRHKPQDSPRSAKVSFIFGGDPPLNEPKQSGYDRLLESPEAPEQRRPHSHNNTDFRPHDRPPFHFAGLTHVYSNILTEEGGEEPLLRDLFYRDTTDDAEDDDDASCEEDSIGGTPVGDDGGDQGGGPATAAGQAAFLAFSGSTDDIIDLTSLPPPEGDDSVMDDEDDTLLQTLNLAIAAPPPGFRDSSDEDAAPEGRPLSTHDNDDIPVSLIDAVPTQGEGEGSRGGERRLENAVMHTLQALEALSVSEQRPPPPPPNSSNPGVYSSRGFSPESSSDSGNETNSSEMTEISELAASHRLNESHMRLLLATREGYQPLLEEKTDFPASPNTAGTIQKKPRSPNRHLQPPAVPPRRSPLLDTASSGPDSLAVRSQTKLSATLQRPSSTTPGGKHHKKSADSSGKYNTFSTRDGHRGESGGSRVRPEMDQRTSFSEREEGQRRQSSFLEETAASEDVAMNSLPRDHARVPCPPSASCDRLSDVGHCGAENGAAAVEQDEHLVVASLLSQTTKSRSVGSDQASDVQNDHQPISRQQSVARLCEYHLAKRISNLQGEAHSSLQGSLCSSLDAGGGSTNSSACGTPNDSPLGPGAVESKRHHLQRHPLSSSSSSLIRVLNYEDSKPGIPRGAPSQGGQGRDLHPHADPALLRKMLPNIHPPAAGAEPGRPSSATPSKHKETTGTVGKRPLNDLHAKQQASLKGLNQKEGSEAYRQLINYLTVSQMHQGGKLHSAGLGGAVKKDTRRFITSNPQLVEMVKNRGNTIPRCACMPSSISSPFLSPNLVGPNTSQLANRNPQSYHSATLPANLKRSSDMHAQKLNDSLDFPPATAERRSSFSGLESELERSGTDPEHFLSLYKREGCVSRDGGFVAGGNCEGGGTANRPPPRSRSQPSSSAEEWCRSEPRGKHAVRPSPHSRPNDSLCFSAAPSVSGQRADLNSVSLGRGDHPSAFVRQTCAGNRACVTSPTPNLKPPPPPPPPPPPPPPPPLSLSSQANASAGNSVRAQDAFHSTLSRPSQNHIQAPTPAQTDPCCNSLQRGRELTRSSSNVTAASGSVELLFDKPTRCRSQQPLSPSVPLQGESKVQRRPTRKRLSKSYSQGSVSCQSCWSTGGAADSRRASVALPLQKDAKHAKGSQKLETSPWRCNGPFSYCFFKRKSEGEEDDIEWERPRRGRGGDDMGNGCAAASGIMPCGSALDVAGEQLYGEVLNNMSFSDRLARINALKDRMYCFPSGFVDVRRDASELIALVRSSVGRCDRGAQMPLQDVSQFKQLLSVESKELGRACRRMAQAHSSPEEMLLAVTCSFQVLCCLCEACMCLVRGLGVSASHQQREVVAKVDEVVMNYICLLKAAEAATVGTPGEHSVKALVRHSSTMSAIANALTRSLKTLLSK
- the LOC119212993 gene encoding FERM and PDZ domain-containing protein 4-like isoform X4 is translated as MDMFGFSKMPKLSGHKNKMSGWPPPGPGSWAGLQGPPYSWDSMNTAREGRDCLANQVSQCSSLEEVHLDGVPPAPRLVEMRRDPVLGFGFVAGSEKPVVVRSVTPGGPSEGKLLPGDEIIMINDEPVGSAPRERVIDLVRSCKESIVLTVVQPYPSPKSAFISAAKKAMLKSNPVKVRFAEEVIINGQVPNLVKDNSLLFMPNVLKVYLENGQTKSFRFDNSTSIKDVILTLQEKLSIKCIEHFSLVLEHRTEGAGSKLLLLHEQEMLTQVTQRPGCEEMKCFFRLSFVPRDPVELLRRDAVAFEYLYVQSCNDVVLERFGTELKYDAALRLAALQMYILTMTTRQSQKVSLKYIQKEWGLPLFLPPVVLSSMKEKNIKKALTHILKTNQNLVPPGKKLTALQAKVHYLRYLSELRLYGGREFNSVLLQGEKQTEVTLLVGPRYGISHVINTRTNLVALLADFSHVNRIEILTEDETNVRLELHVLDVRPITLIMEASDAMNLACLTAGYYRLLVDSRRSIFSMPYCNSTGGDDAGQDRVLEWPYSTSLGDNEEPSQSQGEIYSRDSDYPNNGRRENSISSYFREPPNPDRDPGTRRSPLPPPLPPATRHKPQDSPRSAKVSFIFGGDPPLNEPKQSGYDRLLESPEAPEQRRPHSHNNTDFRPHDRPPFHFAGLTHVYSNILTEEGGEEPLLRDLFYRDTTDDAEDDDDASCEEDSIGGTPVGDDGGDQGGGPATAAGQAAFLAFSGSTDDIIDLTSLPPPEGDDSVMDDEDDTLLQTLNLAIAAPPPGFRDSSDEDAAPEGRPLSTHDNDDIPVSLIDAVPTQGEGEGSRGGERRLENAVMHTLQALEALSVSEQRPPPPPPNSSNPGVYSSRGFSPESSSDSGNETNSSEMTEISELAASHRLNESHMRLLLATREGYQPLLEEKTDFPASPNTAGTIQKKPRSPNRHLQPPAVPPRRSPLLDTASSGPDSLAVRSQTKLSATLQRPSSTTPGGKHHKKSADSSGKYNTFSTRDGHRGESGGSRVRPEMDQRTSFSEREEGQRRQSSFLEETAASEDVAMNSLPRDHARVPCPPSASCDRLSDVGHCGAENGAAAVEQDEHLVVASLLSQTTKSRSVGSDQASDVQNDHQPISRQQSVARLCEYHLAKRISNLQGEAHSSLQGSLCSSLDAGGGSTNSSACGTPNDSPLGPGAVESKRHHLQRHPLSSSSSSLIRVLNYEDSKPGIPRGAPSQGGQGRDLHPHADPALLRKMLPNIHPPAAGAEPGRPSSATPSKHKETTGTVGKRPLNDLHAKQQASLKGLNQKEGSEAYRQLINYLTVSQMHQGGKLHSAGLGGAVKKDTRRFITSNPQLVEMVKNRGNTIPRCACMPSSISSPFLSPNLVGPNTSQLANRNPQSYHSATLPANLKRSSDMHAQKLNDSLDFPPATAERRSSFSGLESELERSGTDPEHFLSLYKREGCVSRDGGFVAGGNCEGGGTANRPPPRSRSQPSSSAEEWCRSEPRGKHAVRPSPHSRPNDSLCFSAAPSVSGQRADLNSVSLGRGDHPSAFVRQTCAGNRACVTSPTPNLKPPPPPPPPPPPPPPPPLSLSSQANASAGNSVRAQDAFHSTLSRPSQNHIQAPTPAQTDPCCNSLQRGRELTRSSSNVTAASGSVELLFDKPTRCRSQQPLSPSVPLQGESKVQRRPTRKRLSKSYSQGSVSCQSCWSTGGAADSRRASVALPLQKDAKHAKGSQKLETSPWRCNGPFSYCFFKRKSEGEEDDIEWERPRRGRGGDDMGNGCAAASGIMPCGSALDVAGEQLYGEVLNNMSFSDRLARINALKDRMYCFPSGFVDVRRDASELIALVRSSVGRCDRGAQMPLQDVSQFKQLLSVESKELGRACRRMAQAHSSPEEMLLAVTCSFQVLCCLCEACMCLVRGLGVSASHQQREVVAKVDEVVMNYICLLKAAEAATVGTPGEHSVKALVRHSSTMSAIANALTRSLKTLLSK